In a genomic window of Thiosocius teredinicola:
- a CDS encoding CobW family GTP-binding protein — translation MTACAQETSQLKQAPQSSSTDSRVPVTVLTGFLGSGKTTLLNRILTEEHGKRIAVIENEYGEIGIDHELVVQSDEEIFEMNNGCICCTVRGDLIRILGRLMRRKHKFDHIIIETTGMADPGPVAQTFFMDEEMKEKLRLDAIITLVDAKHVVHHMDSDECHAQIAFADIVLLNKSDLVDDSALVGLEDHIRGINKLAGIHRTVQGGLDIELLLGVNAFDLESRAAEMPEFLKEELPFEWAGQYELSPGRYRLELKPGPDPTIDLVLGGPGLEDNAIFDAWKRNSIVLYSSDPTFVNAATPMTPGDTLYRLPVDEQTGAAVEIDIEVAGRYVLFTQHLPEEFDLQLVREGDIEQPVEAFEYASPHEHDDSVGSVGINLAGDLDPNRFETWMVDLLRRRGTDIFRTKGVLSLAGDAKRFVFQGVHMLFDGQPGRAWEEGVARESQLVFIGRDLDRTELTEGLRACLV, via the coding sequence CGAAGAACACGGCAAGCGCATCGCGGTTATCGAAAACGAGTACGGCGAGATCGGCATCGACCACGAACTGGTCGTGCAGTCGGATGAAGAAATCTTCGAGATGAACAACGGCTGCATCTGCTGCACGGTGCGCGGCGACCTGATCCGCATCCTCGGTCGCCTGATGCGGCGCAAGCACAAGTTCGATCACATCATCATCGAAACGACCGGCATGGCCGATCCCGGCCCGGTCGCGCAGACCTTCTTCATGGACGAGGAGATGAAAGAGAAGCTGCGACTGGATGCGATCATCACGCTGGTCGATGCCAAGCACGTCGTTCACCACATGGACAGCGACGAGTGCCATGCGCAGATCGCCTTTGCCGACATCGTGTTGCTGAACAAGTCCGACCTGGTCGACGACAGCGCGCTTGTGGGCTTGGAAGATCACATCCGCGGCATCAACAAGCTGGCCGGCATCCACCGCACCGTACAGGGCGGACTCGACATCGAGCTGTTGCTCGGCGTGAACGCGTTCGACCTCGAATCGCGCGCCGCCGAGATGCCCGAGTTCCTGAAAGAAGAACTGCCGTTCGAATGGGCCGGCCAGTACGAACTATCGCCCGGCCGTTATCGTCTTGAGCTCAAGCCCGGGCCGGACCCAACGATCGACCTGGTGCTCGGAGGCCCCGGCCTCGAAGACAATGCAATCTTCGATGCCTGGAAACGCAACAGCATCGTGCTGTATTCGAGTGATCCGACATTCGTCAATGCGGCAACGCCGATGACGCCGGGCGACACCTTGTACCGACTCCCTGTCGATGAACAAACCGGCGCCGCAGTCGAGATCGACATCGAGGTCGCCGGACGCTACGTGTTGTTCACCCAGCATCTTCCCGAGGAATTCGATCTGCAGTTGGTGCGCGAAGGTGATATCGAACAGCCGGTTGAAGCCTTCGAATACGCCAGCCCGCACGAACATGACGACAGCGTCGGCTCGGTCGGTATCAACCTGGCGGGCGACCTCGATCCGAATCGCTTCGAGACCTGGATGGTCGACCTGCTGCGTCGTCGCGGCACCGACATCTTCCGCACCAAAGGCGTGTTGAGCCTGGCCGGCGACGCCAAGCGTTTCGTCTTTCAAGGCGTGCATATGCTGTTTGACGGCCAACCGGGACGAGCGTGGGAAGAAGGCGTCGCGCGAGAGAGCCAGCTGGTGTTCATCGGCCGCGACCTCGACCGAACCGAACTCACCGAAGGACTGCGGGCGTGCCTGGTCTAG
- a CDS encoding WD40 repeat domain-containing protein encodes MPGLAAIETPMLFSMREPRMLSDEVTDLLWSPLNDKLYAASAAGEIQYLDTEGKLLTQWQAHQGGVTRLRLQPNHPDVLASAGEDGRVVLWNSTDGSEQSTLINESDWIEHLDWTPDGNVLAAAARKTISLWRGAESLGMWYDARRQVLAMAWAPDGKRLATAANKGLYLWRMQDAGNDSSEPMQLLSFPGAPVSLAWQPNSKALAVGTQDGFLQIWRPADNAGGKRNESAKQLTMRGYPGKVNCLAWHPTTTTIATAGGPDVVLWQLTHKGTKGNPLRHHQSTVTAITWSPDGTLLASGDRAGRLCIWDSEGDPVFSQKLDHEISTLGWRNDSLVLAVGDTGGALHLVDRNRANPPTSTTSPDEEAHVD; translated from the coding sequence GTGCCTGGTCTAGCGGCCATCGAAACCCCGATGTTGTTCTCCATGCGCGAACCACGCATGTTGAGCGACGAAGTGACCGATCTCCTGTGGTCACCGCTGAACGACAAACTGTACGCCGCCAGTGCAGCCGGCGAGATTCAATACCTGGACACTGAAGGCAAGCTGCTGACCCAATGGCAGGCACACCAGGGCGGGGTCACCCGTTTGCGTTTGCAACCCAACCATCCCGACGTGCTGGCAAGCGCCGGCGAAGATGGCCGCGTGGTGCTGTGGAACAGCACCGACGGCAGTGAACAGTCAACCTTGATCAACGAAAGCGACTGGATCGAGCACCTCGACTGGACGCCCGACGGCAACGTGCTGGCTGCGGCCGCGCGTAAGACCATCTCGCTGTGGCGTGGCGCTGAGTCGCTGGGCATGTGGTACGACGCACGTCGCCAGGTGTTGGCGATGGCCTGGGCACCCGACGGCAAGCGCCTCGCAACTGCCGCCAACAAAGGTCTCTACCTGTGGCGCATGCAGGATGCCGGCAACGACAGTTCCGAACCGATGCAGCTGCTGAGCTTTCCGGGTGCGCCGGTCTCACTCGCCTGGCAACCCAACAGCAAGGCGCTGGCCGTCGGTACCCAGGATGGCTTTCTGCAGATTTGGCGTCCGGCCGACAATGCCGGCGGTAAACGCAATGAGTCGGCCAAGCAGCTTACGATGCGGGGCTATCCCGGCAAGGTGAACTGCCTTGCCTGGCACCCGACAACGACCACGATCGCGACCGCCGGCGGACCTGACGTGGTGCTGTGGCAACTCACCCACAAGGGCACCAAGGGCAACCCCCTGCGTCACCATCAAAGCACCGTGACCGCAATCACCTGGTCGCCCGACGGCACGCTATTGGCTTCCGGCGACCGCGCCGGGCGGCTGTGTATCTGGGACAGCGAAGGCGACCCGGTGTTCAGCCAGAAGCTCGACCACGAGATCTCTACCCTGGGATGGCGCAACGACAGCCTCGTGCTGGCGGTCGGCGATACCGGCGGTGCCCTGCACCTGGTCGATCGCAACCGCGCCAATCCCCCTACTTCCACGACGTCGCCAGACGAGGAGGCACACGTTGACTAA
- the cynS gene encoding cyanase has translation MTMAILAARKKLDLSWEGLSEKVGLAPVFLTSACLGMNSLKPEFADKVAETLGLDGDVSAALQEFPHKSWDKLVPTDPVIYRLYEIVGVYGDTIKEIIHEKFGDGIMSAIDFSMHIDKEENPAGDRVVVTMNGKFLPYKSW, from the coding sequence ATGACCATGGCCATTCTGGCCGCGCGCAAGAAGCTGGACCTGAGCTGGGAAGGACTGTCTGAGAAGGTCGGCCTGGCACCGGTCTTTCTGACCAGCGCCTGTCTCGGTATGAACAGCCTTAAGCCTGAGTTCGCCGACAAGGTCGCCGAGACGTTGGGGCTGGATGGTGACGTGAGCGCTGCCCTGCAGGAGTTTCCGCACAAGAGCTGGGACAAGCTGGTGCCTACCGACCCGGTGATCTATCGCCTGTACGAGATCGTCGGTGTGTATGGCGACACCATCAAAGAGATCATTCACGAGAAGTTCGGTGACGGCATCATGTCGGCCATCGACTTCTCGATGCACATCGACAAGGAAGAGAACCCCGCCGGTGACCGCGTCGTCGTGACGATGAACGGGAAGTTCCTCCCGTACAAATCCTGGTAA
- a CDS encoding HupE/UreJ family protein has protein sequence MTHNADRISATTRRNSLIALAGIALTAPVAQAHHAMDGATPTNLFEGFLSGLAHPVIGVDHFAFLVVAALMAFTLNGKARYLVPLAFVGATVAGTLYHLTAADLPLVETVIALSVLLGGVAVLLKHSVSALLMGALFAVIGVFHGYAYGESIVGAEQTPLLAYLAGFALIQFAIIAAAVKGLSMIAQHSQRAQRLTRSTGGLFAAATGAAFLAMNLS, from the coding sequence ATGACCCATAATGCCGACCGTATTTCCGCAACTACCCGTCGCAACAGCCTGATCGCGCTTGCAGGCATCGCGCTGACAGCACCTGTCGCACAGGCGCACCACGCGATGGATGGCGCCACCCCCACCAACTTGTTCGAGGGCTTTCTGTCCGGACTCGCCCACCCAGTGATCGGCGTCGACCACTTTGCGTTTCTGGTGGTCGCCGCCTTGATGGCCTTCACGTTGAACGGCAAGGCCCGTTACCTGGTACCGCTGGCATTTGTCGGCGCCACCGTGGCCGGCACCCTGTACCACCTGACCGCAGCCGACCTGCCCTTGGTCGAGACCGTCATCGCCCTGTCGGTATTGCTCGGCGGCGTCGCCGTGTTGCTCAAACACAGCGTGTCGGCACTGCTGATGGGGGCCTTGTTCGCCGTAATCGGCGTGTTCCACGGTTACGCCTACGGCGAATCGATCGTCGGTGCCGAGCAGACGCCGCTGCTGGCGTATCTGGCCGGCTTCGCATTGATCCAGTTCGCCATCATCGCTGCCGCCGTCAAGGGCCTGTCGATGATCGCGCAGCATTCGCAGCGCGCCCAGAGACTTACCCGCAGCACCGGCGGCCTGTTCGCCGCTGCCACCGGCGCCGCCTTCCTGGCGATGAACCTGAGCTGA
- a CDS encoding sulfurtransferase → MSENVLITPTQLKQMAESLPTVIIDTRSPDAYAAGHIPGAVNIHDIFTFLATSSKEGMQELRGKFAEAFGAAGLSGEEVAVIYEDSMNTGFGQSCRGYFLLQFLGYPKATILHGGYQAWLAESLPTTTDATTPEPKTFPVDEASASVMLTKDDMLESLGKDAIVKLDVRDVDEWVGTSSSPYGVDFCPRKGRIPGAVWLEWYRMMKPGEEVPVFKTKEELQAECGTVGINPDSTVYIYCFKGARASNTFVALREAGVKDVRLYFGSWNEWSRDPELPIETGHPAMAWEAA, encoded by the coding sequence ATGTCTGAGAACGTTCTTATCACACCGACCCAGTTGAAACAGATGGCCGAGTCCTTGCCGACTGTCATCATCGATACCCGCTCGCCCGACGCCTATGCCGCCGGACACATCCCTGGCGCCGTCAATATCCACGATATCTTCACGTTTCTGGCCACCTCGTCGAAAGAAGGCATGCAAGAACTGCGCGGCAAGTTCGCCGAGGCATTCGGCGCTGCCGGCCTGTCGGGCGAAGAAGTTGCCGTGATCTATGAAGACAGCATGAACACCGGCTTCGGTCAGTCGTGCCGCGGTTACTTTCTGCTGCAATTCCTCGGCTATCCCAAGGCTACGATTCTGCACGGCGGCTACCAAGCATGGCTTGCCGAGTCTCTGCCTACCACGACCGATGCGACCACGCCGGAACCGAAGACATTCCCGGTTGATGAGGCCAGTGCAAGTGTCATGTTGACCAAGGACGATATGCTCGAGTCACTTGGAAAAGACGCTATCGTCAAACTCGATGTTCGCGATGTCGACGAATGGGTCGGCACGAGTTCATCGCCCTATGGCGTCGACTTCTGTCCGCGCAAGGGTCGCATCCCAGGTGCCGTCTGGCTGGAGTGGTATCGCATGATGAAGCCCGGCGAAGAAGTGCCGGTATTCAAGACCAAGGAAGAACTGCAGGCCGAATGCGGCACCGTCGGTATCAACCCCGACTCCACCGTCTACATCTACTGCTTCAAGGGCGCACGTGCATCCAATACCTTCGTTGCCTTGAGAGAGGCCGGCGTCAAGGATGTCCGCCTGTATTTCGGTTCGTGGAACGAATGGTCGCGCGACCCGGAACTGCCGATCGAAACCGGTCATCCGGCGATGGCGTGGGAAGCGGCCTGA
- a CDS encoding alpha/beta hydrolase has product MLIWVIKITLLIYAGFGVYLYFAQRSFMYFPTPQREVTEAQSELLHSGGETLKLWVVSPGKSHAVIYLGGNAEDVSANIYDLRHALPDRTVYLMNYRGYAGSTGSPTQEGLFEDALSLFDAIAGRHESVAVIGRSLGSGVATYLASRRPVAKLILVTPFDSSLALAQRYYPVYPMSLMLKDKYPSDSFAPKVQANALLLAGEHDNLVPTAHTQRLLDAFPQGRASLTLLPNAGHNDISGYSDYWRAISQFLAMGS; this is encoded by the coding sequence ATGTTGATCTGGGTTATCAAGATCACGCTGTTGATCTATGCGGGTTTCGGGGTTTACCTGTATTTCGCCCAACGTTCGTTCATGTACTTCCCGACGCCGCAGCGGGAAGTTACTGAGGCGCAAAGCGAGCTGCTACACAGTGGCGGTGAGACGCTCAAACTCTGGGTGGTTTCACCGGGTAAGTCGCACGCAGTCATCTACCTGGGCGGCAATGCTGAAGATGTATCGGCCAATATCTATGATTTGCGCCATGCCTTGCCCGACCGGACGGTCTATCTGATGAACTACCGAGGCTATGCGGGTAGTACCGGTTCGCCGACACAGGAAGGTTTGTTCGAAGATGCGTTGAGCCTGTTCGACGCGATCGCTGGTCGGCACGAATCCGTCGCGGTTATCGGTCGCAGTCTTGGCAGCGGTGTGGCGACCTACCTGGCAAGCCGCAGGCCGGTGGCGAAGCTGATACTGGTCACGCCGTTCGACAGCAGTCTGGCTTTGGCACAGCGCTATTACCCGGTCTATCCGATGTCCTTGATGCTCAAGGACAAGTATCCCAGCGACTCATTTGCGCCCAAGGTGCAGGCCAATGCACTGCTGCTAGCTGGCGAACACGATAACTTGGTGCCGACCGCGCATACGCAAAGACTGCTGGATGCTTTTCCGCAGGGCCGGGCGTCTCTGACGCTGCTCCCCAATGCGGGACACAATGACATCTCTGGGTATAGCGACTACTGGCGTGCCATCTCTCAGTTTCTTGCTATGGGTTCGTGA
- a CDS encoding ankyrin repeat domain-containing protein translates to MRLNPFATSTTSLHTAIQGVLATVLIVSLSAAMADIEPADAAQRALRDAARTGDLPTVERLLATDDSSPLSATGQRTALMEASANGHLDIVERLLAAGAKVDARDRQNKTALIYAIGAGHDGVVDALLQANANAGIADKTGKNALHWATLRGRINAARLLLKSGMHADAVDNSGITPLLLAAGRGDSAMLELLISHGADLDAIPDAAGYNALMLSAARGDTECVTLLLKQGADVNRVARDKSTALLVAAAEHHFGIAKQLLEHQADANAVDKKGWQPLFYAVRQGNTDFLGALLKHGANVNGADRYGITPLMIAAGMGRVDLITSLLDAGAKVDAVDGRRGFTPLMGAVWTNQLAAAELLISRGAPIDQHDQKGNTALFWAANRGWAPLAARLIALGADVNSVSDNGVTPLIIAAAAGHTDVVNTLLETGADPTKLDANGNSALDWAKKRNHAAIAEQLTAAPPS, encoded by the coding sequence ATGCGACTGAACCCGTTTGCAACCTCGACAACCTCTCTGCATACCGCCATCCAAGGTGTGCTTGCCACTGTGCTCATCGTCTCGCTGTCTGCGGCAATGGCCGACATCGAACCGGCGGACGCTGCACAGCGCGCGTTGCGCGATGCTGCGCGCACTGGAGACTTGCCGACGGTGGAACGACTGCTCGCCACGGATGATTCGTCACCACTCTCGGCGACCGGTCAACGCACGGCGTTGATGGAGGCATCCGCCAACGGGCATCTTGATATCGTCGAGCGTCTGCTTGCCGCCGGGGCCAAGGTCGATGCGCGTGATCGGCAGAACAAGACCGCGTTGATCTACGCCATCGGTGCCGGCCACGATGGCGTCGTCGATGCCCTGCTTCAGGCCAATGCGAATGCCGGTATCGCCGATAAAACCGGTAAGAACGCGCTGCATTGGGCAACATTGAGAGGCCGGATCAACGCAGCACGCCTGCTGTTGAAAAGCGGCATGCATGCCGATGCAGTAGATAACAGCGGTATCACTCCCTTGCTGCTTGCCGCCGGGCGAGGCGACAGTGCAATGCTGGAGCTTCTGATCTCCCATGGCGCCGATCTGGACGCGATCCCGGATGCGGCCGGATACAATGCGCTGATGCTGTCGGCCGCACGAGGCGATACGGAGTGCGTCACGCTGTTACTGAAACAGGGAGCAGACGTTAACCGCGTCGCCAGAGACAAGTCCACCGCGCTATTGGTCGCAGCGGCGGAACACCACTTCGGGATTGCGAAGCAACTACTCGAACATCAGGCCGATGCCAACGCCGTCGACAAGAAGGGCTGGCAGCCGTTGTTCTATGCCGTCCGGCAGGGCAATACCGATTTCCTCGGGGCACTCCTCAAACACGGTGCAAACGTCAACGGTGCCGATCGCTACGGCATTACCCCGCTGATGATCGCCGCGGGCATGGGGCGGGTTGATCTGATTACGTCGCTTCTCGACGCAGGCGCCAAGGTCGATGCCGTGGATGGACGGCGCGGATTCACCCCCTTGATGGGTGCAGTCTGGACCAACCAGCTTGCCGCGGCGGAACTCTTGATCTCGCGTGGTGCGCCGATCGATCAACACGATCAGAAAGGCAACACTGCGCTGTTCTGGGCCGCCAATCGCGGCTGGGCCCCGCTTGCCGCACGTTTGATCGCGCTGGGCGCCGACGTGAACTCAGTCAGCGACAACGGCGTCACACCACTGATCATTGCTGCTGCCGCCGGCCATACCGATGTGGTCAACACCTTGTTGGAAACCGGCGCAGACCCTACAAAACTCGATGCCAATGGCAACAGTGCGTTGGACTGGGCAAAGAAACGCAATCATGCGGCGATCGCTGAACAACTGACTGCAGCACCGCCAAGCTGA
- a CDS encoding DUF192 domain-containing protein: MNPRNTRRHWAAWFLVVAAMLLATGARYWFHSTDSPLPKANVRVNDVPIVVEIARSATAREQGLKHRTDLASGTGMLFVYPEPGILRFWMRDTPVDLDIGFFDLDGRLINIRRMQALDDRTFHESDRPALYALEVPRGWFAEHAISPGAELTLPVQHAPTD, from the coding sequence ATGAATCCACGAAACACACGACGCCACTGGGCTGCTTGGTTCCTTGTCGTGGCGGCCATGTTGCTGGCAACGGGTGCCAGGTATTGGTTTCATTCCACCGACAGTCCATTGCCGAAAGCGAATGTTCGGGTCAACGATGTTCCGATCGTGGTCGAAATCGCACGTAGCGCCACCGCACGCGAACAGGGCCTGAAACATCGAACCGACCTGGCTTCAGGAACCGGGATGCTGTTCGTGTACCCGGAACCGGGCATACTCAGGTTCTGGATGCGCGACACACCCGTTGACCTGGATATCGGGTTCTTCGATCTGGACGGTCGGCTCATCAACATACGTCGTATGCAGGCGCTGGATGATCGCACCTTCCACGAGTCAGATCGGCCTGCGCTGTATGCGCTCGAAGTTCCACGAGGCTGGTTTGCCGAACATGCAATCTCGCCGGGCGCCGAACTCACACTGCCTGTTCAACATGCGCCGACCGACTGA
- a CDS encoding MBL fold metallo-hydrolase RNA specificity domain-containing protein — MKLAFHGADQGVTGSCHLVECAGKRILVDCGLYQGGRELEEDNHEPLGFDPSSIDYLLLTHAHLDHCGRIPLLTERGFRGEIVTTAATRELAKLVMLDAAHLQEEDAERKNRRASRHGGNKKKVAPLYTTLDTLNSLDYFGRTASYGDPIPLADGVRATFIDAGHILGSASVLLEFDSKGSQRRVLFSGDLGYSGRPILRDPAPRPPADFVVMETTYGDRDHKALQPSIDELYAAIRNTLDRGGNVIIPTFALERAQELLFCLREGVEGGQLPKHIQVFLDSPMAISATQIFRHHPECYDAEAKEMFSEGRDPFDLPGLHFTRETSQSMALNRIDGGAVILAGSGMCTGGRVRHHLKHNLWRRDSSVIFVGYAARGTLARRIIDGAQTVRVFHEEMPVNAQIHTIGGFSAHADRDELLAWWQSAPKPDKTFLVHGEPEAMQRFAEALPDNADVVMPERHDELHV, encoded by the coding sequence ATGAAATTGGCGTTTCACGGCGCCGATCAAGGCGTCACTGGCTCCTGCCACCTGGTCGAATGTGCGGGCAAGCGGATTCTGGTCGATTGCGGGCTCTACCAAGGTGGCCGCGAACTCGAAGAAGATAATCACGAGCCCCTGGGGTTCGACCCATCATCCATCGACTACCTGCTACTTACTCACGCGCACCTCGATCATTGTGGCCGCATACCTTTATTGACCGAACGCGGTTTTCGCGGCGAAATCGTCACCACCGCGGCCACACGCGAACTCGCCAAGCTGGTCATGCTCGACGCAGCCCACCTGCAGGAAGAGGACGCGGAACGCAAAAACCGCCGGGCATCACGTCACGGTGGCAACAAGAAGAAAGTCGCGCCGCTGTACACAACACTCGACACGCTCAACAGCCTGGACTATTTCGGACGCACCGCAAGCTACGGCGATCCGATACCGCTCGCTGACGGCGTTCGTGCAACTTTCATTGATGCGGGCCACATCCTGGGTTCGGCCAGCGTCCTGCTGGAGTTCGACAGCAAAGGTTCACAGCGGCGGGTATTGTTCTCAGGCGACCTCGGCTACAGCGGCCGGCCCATTTTGCGCGACCCGGCGCCGCGACCACCGGCAGACTTTGTCGTCATGGAAACAACCTACGGCGATCGCGATCACAAGGCGCTGCAGCCATCGATCGATGAGTTGTACGCCGCCATCCGCAACACCTTGGACCGGGGCGGCAACGTCATCATTCCCACCTTCGCCCTGGAGCGCGCCCAGGAACTGCTGTTTTGCCTGCGCGAAGGCGTCGAAGGGGGACAGCTACCGAAACACATACAGGTGTTTCTCGACTCACCGATGGCAATCTCGGCAACCCAGATCTTTCGCCACCATCCCGAGTGCTATGACGCCGAAGCGAAGGAGATGTTCAGCGAGGGTCGTGACCCCTTTGACCTGCCGGGGCTACATTTCACGCGTGAAACGTCGCAATCAATGGCATTGAACCGGATCGACGGTGGCGCGGTCATCCTCGCCGGGTCGGGAATGTGTACCGGTGGACGGGTACGGCATCACCTCAAGCACAACCTGTGGCGACGCGACAGCAGCGTGATCTTCGTCGGCTATGCAGCGCGCGGTACCTTGGCACGACGCATCATCGACGGCGCACAGACGGTGCGCGTGTTCCACGAAGAGATGCCGGTCAATGCGCAGATACACACCATCGGTGGATTTTCCGCGCATGCAGACCGCGACGAGTTGCTGGCGTGGTGGCAATCAGCACCCAAGCCCGACAAGACATTCCTGGTACACGGTGAACCGGAAGCCATGCAGCGCTTTGCCGAGGCGTTGCCCGACAATGCGGACGTCGTCATGCCAGAACGCCATGATGAATTGCATGTTTGA
- the csrA gene encoding carbon storage regulator CsrA: MLILTRRVGETLMIGDEVTVTVLGVKGNQVRIGVNAPRDVSVHREEIYDRIKRENGQADD; encoded by the coding sequence ATGTTGATTCTGACGAGGAGGGTCGGTGAGACCCTTATGATTGGCGACGAGGTTACAGTCACGGTGCTGGGCGTGAAAGGTAACCAGGTACGGATCGGCGTCAATGCACCGCGCGACGTGTCGGTGCATCGCGAAGAGATTTACGACCGTATCAAACGCGAAAACGGACAAGCCGACGACTGA
- a CDS encoding aspartate kinase, whose product MTLIVQKYGGTSVGTVERIQNVAARVKKHRDRGEDVVVVVSAMSGETNRLIGLAGEISGTPSAREMDVLVSTGEQVTIALLCLALHEIGCDARSYTGAQVHILTDSAHSKARIMDIDHARVCADIKAGRVVVVAGFQGVDEKGDITTLGRGGSDTTAVAMAAALKADECQIFTDVDGVYTTDPRVEPKARKLDRITFEEMLEMASLGSKVLQIRSVEFAGKYNVPLRVLSSFEEGGEGTLITLEEDGVEAAKIAGIAFNRDEAKLTIRGVPDQPGVAYKILGPIGEANVEVDMIVQNIANDGTTDFTFTVNRTDYAKAMGILQKESAELGAREVVGDDKIVKISLVGVGMRSHAGIASKMFEALSKEGINIQMISTSEIKISVVVDQKYLELGVRSLHEAFDLAEESVT is encoded by the coding sequence ATGACGCTGATCGTCCAGAAGTACGGTGGCACCTCGGTAGGCACGGTCGAACGTATCCAGAATGTTGCTGCGCGCGTGAAGAAACACCGCGATCGCGGCGAAGACGTGGTCGTCGTGGTGTCGGCAATGTCGGGTGAAACCAATCGATTGATCGGCCTGGCCGGCGAGATCAGCGGTACGCCGAGCGCACGCGAGATGGATGTGCTGGTGTCGACAGGCGAGCAGGTGACGATCGCCTTGCTGTGCTTGGCCCTGCATGAGATCGGTTGCGATGCGCGCTCGTACACCGGGGCCCAGGTCCACATCCTGACCGACAGTGCGCATTCGAAGGCGCGCATCATGGATATCGATCATGCCCGCGTGTGCGCCGACATCAAGGCCGGTCGCGTGGTCGTCGTTGCCGGGTTCCAGGGTGTCGACGAAAAAGGCGATATCACGACCCTGGGTCGTGGTGGATCGGACACCACCGCGGTTGCAATGGCAGCCGCGCTCAAGGCCGATGAGTGCCAGATTTTTACCGACGTCGATGGCGTGTACACGACCGACCCGCGCGTCGAGCCCAAGGCGCGCAAGCTCGATCGCATCACCTTCGAAGAGATGCTCGAAATGGCGAGCTTAGGGTCGAAGGTATTGCAGATTCGCTCGGTGGAATTCGCCGGCAAATACAACGTGCCCCTGCGGGTCCTTTCCAGTTTCGAGGAAGGCGGTGAGGGCACACTGATAACTTTGGAGGAAGACGGCGTGGAAGCAGCCAAAATCGCCGGGATCGCGTTCAACCGCGACGAAGCCAAGCTGACCATCCGCGGTGTGCCCGATCAACCCGGTGTTGCGTACAAGATTCTCGGCCCGATCGGCGAAGCCAATGTCGAGGTCGATATGATCGTGCAGAATATCGCGAATGACGGTACGACCGATTTCACCTTCACGGTAAACCGCACCGACTACGCCAAGGCGATGGGAATTCTGCAAAAGGAATCGGCCGAACTGGGCGCGCGTGAAGTGGTCGGCGACGACAAGATCGTCAAAATCTCGCTGGTCGGCGTCGGCATGCGCTCACATGCCGGCATCGCGAGCAAGATGTTCGAGGCCCTCTCCAAGGAAGGTATCAATATTCAGATGATTTCCACCTCCGAAATAAAAATTTCGGTAGTGGTCGACCAGAAATACCTCGAGTTGGGTGTGCGATCTCTGCACGAGGCATTTGATCTTGCTGAGGAATCTGTCACCTGA